The following proteins are co-located in the Enoplosus armatus isolate fEnoArm2 chromosome 10, fEnoArm2.hap1, whole genome shotgun sequence genome:
- the atp7a gene encoding copper-transporting ATPase 1 translates to MTQKVNLCSVSLGVEGMTCGSCVQSIEQRIVSLPGVIHIKVSLEQKNATVIFDHSQQSPESLSEAIEDMGFESNLSESSTTTPVSTDTQLIVTSGLTTAAQQEALEKLSQIQGVLDVRESPDQMGLTVTFVPSLTSLQQLSEVVASVTPLEIPPPSSPMQKSPTLSPPPTKGGGVALLKLRIEGMTCHSCTTTIEGKIGKLKGIEKIKVVLETQEATIVYLPYLITVQTVIDQIAVAGFKAFVKSKPRPLQLSPGEIERLVDSQKPTISSASETSEETEIFIDTTLIMLRVKGMHCRSCVVNIQDNISMLPGVSSVEVCLEKEKASICYDPLKVTVTQLQQAIEALPPGNFKTQPWDSSGPLSPVSPTPALVSPRPATQAKPAASQPCFTQPLASVVDIHIEGMTCNSCVQSIEGMISQRKGVMSAQVSLADHQGIFEYDPLLTTPEELREAIEDMGFDAFLPETNSLLPAPIPSLSKSLSVAPVKDKDLDSELHKEASNGDTHSKCYIQIGGMTCASCVANIERNLKNETGIYSVLVALMASKAEVRYNPELIEPVKIAECVKELGFTASVMENYEGSDGNLELVVRGMTCASCVHKIESSLMREKGIIYASVALATNKAHIKYDSEIIGPRDIVKLIENLGFEASLVKRDRTASHLDHSKAIRQWRKSFLVSLFFCVPVMGMMTYMIIMDHHMSVSHQHNATVEDRNHYHSTMFLERQLLPGLSIMNLLSFLFCVPVQFIGGRYFYIQAYKAVKHRSANMDVLIVLATSIAFTYSLVVLIVAMAEKAKVNPITFFDTPPMLFVFISLGRWLEQIAKSKTSEALSKLMSLQATEATVVTLSSDKSILSEEQVDVELVQRGDVVKVVPGGKFPVDGRVIEGHSMADESLITGEAMPVTKKPGSSVIAGSINQNGSLLVSATHVGMDTTLSQIVKLVEEAQTSKAPIQQYADKISGYFVPFIVGISVLTLIAWIVIGFLDFSLVEKYFPGYDKSISRSEAVIRFAFQASITVLCIACPCSLGLATPTAVMVGTGVGAQNGILIKGGEPLEMAHKVQSVVFDKTGTITYGAPKVIQVKIVVEGNKMPRSRLLAIVGTAENNSEHPLGAAITKYCKQELGTEALGACTDFQAVPGCGIRCQVSNTEALLRQADSDSEDNNQRNSVLVQISDTRISTSSHPLIMDPQPLSLVQTATYVVLIGNREWMRRNCLQVRPDIDEAMTEHERRGRTAVLVAVDNMLCAMIAIADTVKPEAELAVHTLTNMGLEVVLMTGDNSKTARAIAAQVGIRKVFAEVLPSHKVAKVEQLQQAGKRVAMVGDGVNDSPALAMADVGIAIGTGTDVAIEAADVVLIRNDLLDVVASIDLSKKTVKRIRINFVFALIYNLVGIPIAAGIFLPIGLVLQPWMGSAAMALSSVSVVLSSLLLKCYTKPSAEKLEARLGNSRRQGSLSDVSVHIGMGEMRRASPKLSLLDRIVNYSRASINSLRSDKHSLNSLVLSEPDKHSLLVGEALCEEEFC, encoded by the exons GTGTCTTTAGAGCAGAAGAATGCCACTGTCATATTTGACCACAGCCAGCAGAGCCCAGAGTCTCTGTCAGAGGCCATTGAGGACATGGGCTTTGAATCAAATCTCTCAGAGTCCAGCACAACCACACCTGTCTCTACAGATACCCAGCTGATCGTCACCTCAGGCCTGACAACTGCAGCCCAACAGGAGGCTTTGGAGAAGCTATCCCAGATTCAGGGAGTGCTGGATGTCAGAGAGAGCCCGGACCAGATGGGTCTCACTGTCACCTTTGTTCCCTCCCTGACTTCTTTGCAGCAGTTGAGTGAGGTGGTGGCCAGCGTAACGCCTCTGGAGATACCCCCACCCAGCAGCCCAATGCAAAAAAGCCCAACCTTGTCTCCACCTCCCACcaaggggggtggggtggcCCTCCTTAAGTTGCGCATTGAAGGAATGACCTGTCATTCCTGCACCACTACTATTGAAGGGAAGATTGGAAAACTGAAAGGGATTGAAAAGATCAAAG TTGTTTTAGAGACTCAGGAAGCTACAATCGTGTACCTGCCTTACCTCATCACTGTCCAAACCGTCATCGACCAGATTGCCGTGGCCGGCTTCAAGGCGTTTGTCAAGTCCAAGCCTCGCCCTCTGCAGCTGTCCCCTGGCGAAATCGAACGTTTGGTTGATTCTCAAAAACCAACTATTTCTTCTGCATCAGAGAcatcagaggagacagaaatcTTCATAGACACGACACTTATCATGCTCAGGGTGAAAGGCATGCACTGCCGTTCATGTGTGGTCAATATCCAAGACAATATCTCTATGCTGCCTGGTGTCTCTTCTGTGGAGGTCTGTCTGGAGAAGGAAAAGGCCTCTATCTGCTATGATCCTCTTaaggtcacagtgactcagtTGCAGCAGGCAATTGAGGCGCTGCCTCCAGGAAACTTCAAGACTCAACCCTGGGACTCCTCTGGCCCTCTCAGTCCTGTATCGCCCACCCCTGCCTTAGTGTCACCTCGGCCTGCAACGCAGGCCAAACCTGCTGCCTCACAGCCTTGTTTTACCCAGCCGCTTGCATCTGTCGTTGATATTCACATCGAGGGCATGACATGTAACTCCTGTGTCCAGTCCATCGAAGGCATGATCTCCCAAAGGAAGGGGGTGATGTCAGCCCAGGTCTCTCTGGCTGATCACCAGGGGATCTTTGAGTATGACCCCCTCCTGACCACACCAGAGGAGTTGAGGGAGGCCATAGAGGACATGGGCTTTGATGCCTTCCTACCTG AGACCAATTCTCTGCTGCCTGCACCCATTCCCAGCCTCTCAAAGTCTTTGAGTGTAGCACCTGTGAAAGATAAGGACCTGGACAGTGAATTACACAAAGAAGCCTCCAACGGAGACACGCACTCTAAATGCTACATCCAGATTGGAGGGATGACCTGTGCTTCCTGTGTGGCAAACATTGAGCGAAACCTCAAGAATGAAACTG GTATCTACTCTGTTCTGGTCGCACTAATGGCCAGTAAAGCAGAGGTGCGTTATAACCCTGAACTCATCGAACCTGTGAAGATAgctgagtgtgtgaaagagctGGGCTTTACTGCCTCTGTTATGGAGAACTATGAAGGTTCAGATGGAAACCTAGAACTAGTG GTCAGGGGAATGACGTGTGCCTCTTGTGTTCACAAAATTGAATCCAGCCTCATGAGAGAAAAGGGGATTATATATGCCTCTGTTGCCTTGGCAACCAACAAGGCACACATTAAGTACGACTCGGAAATTATAGGGCCACGAGACATCGTCAAGCTGATCGAG AATCTAGGGTTTGAAGCATCTTTGGTGAAGAGAGACCGCACTGCCAGTCACCTGGACCACAGCAAAGCGATACGACA GTGGAGGAAATCTTTCCTGGTgagcttgtttttctgtgtgcctGTGATGGGCATGATGACCTACATGATTATCATGGACCACCACATGAGTGTTTCACATCAACACAACGCCACAGTGGAGGACCGCAACCACTACCACTCCACCATGTTCCTGGAGAGACAGCTGCTCCCAGGCCTCTCCATCATGaacctcctctccttcctcttttgtgTGCCTGTACAG tTTATTGGCGGTCGCTACTTCTACATTCAAGCCTACAAAGCTGTTAAACACCGATCTGCCAACATGGATGTGCTGATAGTTCTGGCTACCTCCATAGCCTTCACCTACTCACTGGTCGTCCTGATAGTGGCCATGGCAGAGAAGGCAAAAGTCAACCCCATCACGTTCTTCGACACACCGCCAATgctctttgtcttcatctccCTGGGGCGCTGGCTGGAACAGATAGCCAAG AGCAAGACATCTGAGGCTTTGTCCAAGCTGATGTCTCTACAAGCGACTGAGGCCACAGTGGTCACTCTCAGCAGTGACAAGTCTATTCTGAG TGAGGAGCAGGTGGATGTTGAGCTGGTGCAGAGGGGTGATGTGGTGAAAGTCGTTCCTGGAGGGAAGTTTCCAGTTGATGGGAGGGTAATTGAAGGACACTCCATGGCCGACGAGTCTCTCATCACAG GTGAGGCCATGCCAGTGACTAAGAAGCCCGGGAGCTCTGTGATCGCAGGCTCCATTAACCAGAATGGCTCTCTGCTCGTCAGTGCTACACATGTTGGCATGGACACCACACTGTCTCAGATTGTCAAACTAGTGGAAGAGGCTCAGACTTCAAAG gctCCCATCCAGCAGTATGCAGACAAGATCAGTGGCTACTTTGTACCCTTCATTGTCGGCATATCCGTCCTTACGCTGATCGCCTGGATCGTAATTGGATTTTTAGACTTCTCTCTAGTGGAGAAGTACTTTCCT GGTTACGACAAGAGCATCTCCAGGTCTGAGGCAGTGATTCGCTTCGCCTTCCAGGCCTCCATAACTGTATTATGCATCGCCTGTCCCTGTTCCCTTGGCTTGGCAACCCCGACAGCTGTCATGGTGGGCACAGGGGTTGGAGCCCAAAATGGCATCCTGATAAAGGGAGGAGAGCCACTCGAGATGGCGCATAAG GTCCAGTCGGTGGTGTTTGATAAGACTGGGACCATCACATATGGTGCTCCAAAGGTTATCCAAGTCAAGATAGTTGTGGAGGGGAACAAGATGCCTCGTTCGCGACTGCTGGCCATCGTGGGTACAGCTGAGAACAACAGTGAACACCCTCTGGGAGCAGCTATCACCAAATACTGCAAACAG GAGCTTGGCACAGAGGCTCTTGGCGCATGCACAGACTTTCAGGCAGTGCCGGGCTGTGGCATCCGGTGTCAGGTCAGCAACACAGAGGCGCTGCTGAGACAAGCGGACAGCGACAGTGAGGATAACAATCAGCGCAACAGCGTCCTCGTCCAAATCAGCGACACTCGGATTTCCACCAGCTCCCACCCACTCATCATGGACCCACAGCCTCTAA GCCTTGTCCAGACAGCCACCTACGTTGTCCTGATTGGAAATAGAGAGTGGATGAGGAGGAATTGCCTGCAGGTCAGACCAGATATAGATGAGGCCATGACGGAGCATGAGCGCAGAGGACGCACGGCTGTCCTGGTAGCTGTAGACA ATATGCTGTGTGCGATGATAGCCATAGCGGACACAGTGAAACCAGAGGCTGAGCTGGCAGTCCACACACTGACCAACATGGGTCTGGAAGTTGTGCTGATGACCGGAGACAACAGCAAGACAGCACGGGCCATTGCTGCTCAG GTGGGCATCAGGAAGGTGTTTGCTGAGGTGCTGCCCTCCCATAAGGTGGCCAAGGTggaacagctgcagcaggcaggaaAGAGAGTAGCCATGGTGGGTGACGGTGTCAACGACTCTCCTGCTCTGGCAATGGCTGACGTGGGCATCGCCATAGGAACCGGGACAGATGTGGCCATAGAGGCAGCAGACGTGGTGTTGATCAGG AATGACCTCCTGGATGTGGTGGCCAGCATCGACCTCTCTAAAAAGACTGTCAAGAGGATCCGGATCAACTTTGTATTCGCTCTTATCTACAACCTGGTTGGCATTCCTATCGCTGCTG GTATATTCCTCCCCATTGGTCTGGTGTTACAGCCGTGGATGGGCTCTGCTGCGATGGCGctgtcatctgtctctgtggttTTGTCCTCCCTTCTACTCAAATG TTACACTAAGCCCAGTGCTGAGAAGTTGGAGGCCAGACTGGGTAACAGCAGGCGGCAGGGCAGCCTGTCCGACGTCAGCGTTCACATCGGGATGGGCGAGATGCGTCGTGCCTCCCCCAAACTCAGCCTGCTGGACCGCATTGTCAACTATAGCCGTGCCTCCATCAACTCCCTGCGCTCCGACAAGCACTCACTCAACAGCTTGGTGCTCAGTGAGCCCGACAAACACTCACTGCTGGTGGGGGAGGCGCTGTGTGAGGAGGAGTTTTGCTGA
- the sfxn1 gene encoding sideroflexin-1, which produces MAAELSTSINIKEPRWDQSTFVGRAKHFFTVTDPRNILLTNEQLAHAHKIITDYRQGVVSPGLTEDELWKAKYVFDSAFHPDTGEKMILIGRMSAQVPMNMTITGCMMTFYKTTPAVLLWQWINQSFNAIVNYTNRSGDAPITVSQLGTAYVSATTGAVATALGLNALTKHISPLIGRFVPFAAVAAANCINIPLMRQRELQHGIPITDENDNRLGESTKAAQQAISQVVVSRILMASPGMAIPPFLMNHLEKKAFLKKFPWMSAPIQVSLVGFCLVFATPLCCALFPQKSSMSVSGLEPELQEKIRAKHPGVERVYFNKGL; this is translated from the exons ATGGCAGCAGAGCTATCCACTTCCATAAACATCAAGGAGCCCCGGTGGGACCAGAGCACATTTGTAGGTCGGGCCAAACATTTCTTCACTGTCACAGACCCCAGGAACATCCTCCTCACCAACGAACAACTAGCTCATGCACACAAAATCATCACTGACTACAG GCAAGGCGTAGTCTCTCCAGGCCTGACAGAAGATGAACTGTGGAAagccaaatatgtttttgacTCGGCTTTCCATCCCGACACTGGGGAGAAGATGATCCTGATTGGCCGCATGTCAGCGCAGGTTCCAATGAACATGACGATCACTGGATGCATGATGACATTTTACAA GACAACTCCGGCTGTGTTGCTCTGGCAGTGGATCAATCAGTCTTTCAACGCAATAGTCAATTACACCAACAGGAGCGGCGATGCTCCAATCACAGTCAG TCAGCTTGGCACGGCTTATGTGTCTGCCACCACGGGGGCAGTTGCCACCGCTCTAGGACTAAATGCACTAACAAAG CACATCTCACCCCTGATTGGACGGTTTGTTCCatttgctgctgtagctgctgctaactgtaTCAACATCCCACTGATGAGACAAAG AGAACTTCAACACGGCATTCCCATTACAGATGAGAATGACAACCGGTTAGGAGAGTCGACGAAAGCTGCACAGCAGGCCATCTCTCAGGTTGTGGTCTCCAGAATCCTCATGGCTTCTCCAGGAATGG CTATCCCCCCGTTTTTAATGAACCATTTGGAAAAGAAGGCCTTTCTGAAG AAGTTCCCATGGATGAGTGCACCTATTCAAGTCAGCCTGGTGGGATTCTG tttggtGTTTGCCACGCCACTGTGCTGTGCATTGTTCCCTCAGAAGAG CTCTATGTCGGTCAGCGGCTTGGAGCCGGAGCTGCAGGAGAAAATCCGGGCCAAGCACCCGGGAGTGGAGAGGGTCTACTTCAACAAAGGGCTATGA